One segment of Danio aesculapii chromosome 3, fDanAes4.1, whole genome shotgun sequence DNA contains the following:
- the si:dkey-66i24.8 gene encoding gastrula zinc finger protein XlCGF26.1, which yields MMFIKDESEDAPDPEMRIIKIEEHEDLFEVKEESQLLNEVQEEHQPQKAHEIITNEESLSFSQTEMRVSQSIPKTTNVKKPFACSLCGKRCNHRGHLNDHMLTHTGEKPFACPQCGKRFSRRRNLNDHKLTHSDEKPFVCPQCGKCYKRNEHFQSHLLSHNGGKPYTCSQCGKSFSYRRTLNDHIKIHTGECLHICLQCGKSFLNKGHLKEHVKIHTGERPFSCPQCGKSFMSKRDVAYHMRIHSEEKPFKCHLCEKGFAWASCLKIHMSHSHSGVRRFTCEHCNKKFVLESYLKRHLKIHQNEKPYVCSVCGKEFLWQLSFKAHQKIHEGMKTHVCSECGRAFTRADYLIKHRKVHTGERPFTCSYCGKSFSKKANLGEHERLHTGEKPFICGQCGSGFTSAKRLSYHREKQCAGIPTDSCSVEVVIVPDMIEDCVPADSATTFRSE from the coding sequence ACCTGTTTGAAGTGAAAGAGGAAAGTCAACTTCTGAATGAAGTGCAGGAGGAACATCAGCCTCAGAAAGCTCATGAAATCATCACTAATGAAGAATCGCTAAGTTTCTCCCAAACTGAAATGAGGGTCTCTCAAAGCATCCCTAAAACGACAAACGTCAAAAAGCCTTTTGCTTGCTCTCTATGTGGAAAACGCTGCAACCACAGAGGCCATCTTAACGATCACATGCTAACTCACACCGGTGAAAAACCGTTCGcctgccctcagtgtggaaagagattCTCGCGCAGGCGAAACCTCAACGATCACAAGCTAACTCACAGCGACGAGAAGCCTTTTGTCTGTCCTCAATGCGGGAAGTGTTATAAACGCAACGAACACTTTCAGAGCCACCTACTAAGTCACAACGGAGGCAAACCCTACACTTGCTCTCAATGCGGAAAGAGTTTCAGCTATAGAAGGACCCTGAATGATCACATTAAAATCCACACCGGTGAGTGTCTTCACATTTGTTTACAGTGCGGAAAGAGTTTCCTGAATAAGGGACACCTGAAGGAACATGTAAAAATCCACACCGGAGAAAGACCTTTCTcctgccctcagtgtggaaagagtttcatgAGCAAACGGGACGTCGCCtatcacatgaggatccactcAGAAGAGAAGCCTTTCAAATGTCACCTGTGTGAAAAGGGTTTCGCCTGGGCAAGCTGTCTGAAAATTCACATGAGCCACTCTCACTCTGGTGTAAGGCGGTTTACCTGCGAGCACTGCAATAAAAAGTTTGTTCTGGAGTCCTACTTGAAGAGGCACCTGAAAATTCATCAAAACGAGAAACCCTACGTCTGCTCTGTTTGCGGGAAAGAGTTTTTATGGCAGCTGTCTTTCAAGGCGCACCAGAAAATACATGAGGGGATGAAGACGCACGTGTGCTCGGAGTGTGGAAGGGCTTTTACTAGAGCCGACTATTTGATAAAGCACAGAAAAGTGCATACAGGAGAGCGACCGTTCACATGCTCCtattgtggaaagagtttcagcaaGAAGGCGAACTTGGGAGAGCACGAGAGActgcacactggagagaaacccttcatCTGCGGTCAATGTGGAAGCGGTTTCACCTCAGCAAAACGCTTGAGCTATCACAGAGAAAAGCAGTGCGCTGGGATCCCAACAGATTCATGCTCTGTGGAAGTGGTGATTGTTCCAGATATGATTGAGGATTGTGTTCCTGCTGATTCTGCCACAACCTTTAGAAGTGAATAG
- the si:dkey-66i24.9 gene encoding zinc finger protein 266 — MAFVKVKEEEDACVPQPCYINNEKQSGVIKVKEEIQDVNEEEEKYQPQSFQDAIKEEQSLPSSQTEDSSSQSRAQRTRKPPCGNTFTHTRKLTKQMTSDKPSENHSRTGHFTCNQCGKTYVYKSKYDQHIQIHTNNIFRCSLCEKSFIYKTQLDIHMRVHTKEEPYSCHQCEETFRWSNSLKYHLLRHHSEVLEYKCDQCTKTFAKASYLKSHLNTHAKEKYCDCAACKKRFLQSGKAGKVNASGVSHKKKNTFTCSQCGLVFTCKRQLDKHMVSHDKGTCAQCGKMFTTLHTLKIHMRIHTGEKPFTCSQCGKRFSHDGNFRRHKLNYHQDAQAVLPEKKITKSKR; from the exons ATGGCTTTTGTTAAGGTGAAAGAGGAGGAGGACGCGTGTGTTCCACAACCCTGTTacataaacaatgaaaaacaatCAG GAGTGATTAAAGTGAAAGAGGAAATCCAGGATGTGAATGAAGAGGAGGAGAAATATCAGCCCCAGAGTTTCCAAGATGCCATAAAAGAAGAACAATCATTGCCTTCTTCCCAAACTGAAGATAGTTCCTCGCAAAGCAGAGCTCAAAGGACAAGAAAGCCTCCATGTGGAAACACTTTCACACATACAAGAAAGCTTACCAAGCAAATGACAAGTGACAAACCCTCGGAAAACCACAGTAGAACGGGCCACTTCACATGCAACCAATGTGGGAAGACTTACGTGTATAAATCCAAATATGATCAACACATACAAATCCACACTAACAACATTTTCAGGTGCTCCCTTTGTGAAAAGAGTTTCATATATAAAACTCAGCTGGACATTCACATGAGAGTCCACACCAAAGAAGAGCCCTACTCATGCCATCAGTGTGAGGAGACTTTCAGATGGAGCAACAGCCTCAAGTATCATCTGCTGCGTCATCATTCTGAAGTGCTGGAGTATAAATGTGATCAGTGCACTAAAACATTTGCTAAAGCGTCATACCTGAAGAGTCACCTCAACACTCACGCGAAAGAGAAGTATTGTGATTGTGCCGCTTGTAAAAAGAGATTCTTGCAGTCAGGAAAGGCTGGAAAAGTGAATGCGTCAGGTGTTtcacacaaaaagaaaaacacgTTTACCTGCTCTCAGTGTGGACTGGTTTTCACATGTAAAAGACAACTTGATAAACATATGGTAAGTCACGATAAAGGGACGTGTGCGCAGTGTGGAAAGATGTTCACGACCCTTCATACCCTTAAAattcacatgagaattcacactggagagaaaccattcacctgctctcagtgtgggaagagattCTCACATGATGGAAACTTTAGGAGGCACAAATTAAATTACCATCAAGATGCACAAGCAGTTTTACCTGAGAAAAAGATTACAAAATCCAAACGCTAA